Proteins co-encoded in one Vibrio fortis genomic window:
- the argC gene encoding N-acetyl-gamma-glutamyl-phosphate reductase: MLKTTIIGASGYTGAELALMVNKHPELTLSGLFVSANSVDAGKPISSLHGKLAGLIDMPVEPLVDPVSVAKEADVVFLATAHEVSHDLAPIFLENGCQVFDLSGAFRVKGENFYQDFYGFEHQHEQWLDSAAYGLAEWNEAEIKEAQLVAVAGCYPTASQLAIKPLVESKLLDENQWPVINATSGVSGAGRKASMVNSFCEVSLQPYGVFNHRHQPEIAAHLGCDVIFTPHLGNFKRGILATITMKLADGVTKEQVQQAFATAYQDKPAVRLLEETLPRIQDVEHTPFCDLGWKVQGQHIIVVSAIDNLLKGASSQAMQCLNLRYGFAPLTALV; encoded by the coding sequence ATGTTGAAAACCACGATCATTGGCGCAAGCGGCTACACAGGAGCAGAACTGGCTCTAATGGTAAATAAACACCCTGAGTTAACGCTATCAGGTTTGTTTGTCTCCGCCAACAGTGTAGATGCGGGTAAACCGATTTCTAGTCTGCATGGAAAATTAGCAGGTCTAATCGATATGCCAGTCGAGCCATTAGTCGACCCAGTTAGCGTAGCTAAAGAAGCGGATGTGGTTTTTCTTGCAACAGCACATGAGGTCAGCCATGACCTTGCGCCGATTTTTCTTGAGAACGGTTGCCAAGTTTTCGACCTGTCTGGCGCGTTCAGAGTTAAGGGTGAAAACTTCTATCAAGATTTTTATGGCTTTGAGCATCAGCATGAGCAGTGGCTTGATAGCGCTGCATATGGATTGGCTGAGTGGAATGAAGCTGAGATCAAAGAAGCGCAATTGGTGGCTGTTGCAGGCTGTTATCCAACGGCTTCTCAATTGGCAATTAAGCCTTTAGTTGAAAGCAAACTGTTAGACGAGAACCAATGGCCAGTGATTAACGCAACCAGCGGTGTCAGTGGTGCGGGCCGTAAGGCGAGTATGGTCAACAGTTTCTGTGAAGTAAGTTTACAGCCTTACGGGGTATTTAATCACCGTCACCAACCTGAAATTGCTGCGCACTTGGGCTGCGACGTTATTTTTACGCCGCACCTTGGCAACTTTAAGCGTGGCATTTTGGCAACCATCACCATGAAGTTGGCAGATGGCGTGACGAAAGAGCAGGTACAGCAAGCATTTGCTACCGCTTACCAAGATAAGCCAGCAGTGAGATTACTTGAAGAGACACTGCCAAGAATTCAAGACGTTGAACATACTCCATTCTGTGATTTGGGATGGAAGGTTCAGGGTCAACACATCATCGTTGTTTCAGCGATTGATAACTTGCTGAAGGGTGCATCTAGCCAAGCGATGCAGTGTTTAAATTTACGGTATGGCTTTGCGCCATTAACTGCGCTAGTGTAA
- the argB gene encoding acetylglutamate kinase, translated as MSQNNQPLIIKLGGAALSCSETLSKLFGAISQYKQQAQRPIVIVHGGGYLVDELMGKLNLETVKKQGLRVTPYDQIPVIAGALAGTANKLLQGQAIKDGLNAVGLSLADGGLCQVSELDPELGAVGKAAPGNSQVLQAILDTGALPIISSIGLTDQGQLMNVNADQAAVAVAGALDAELVLLSDVSGVLDGKGHLIPSLNQQQADELIEGKVITDGMIVKVQAALEAANDLGRPIEVATWRYPDKLAQLFSGESIGTQFLPQ; from the coding sequence ATGAGCCAAAATAATCAACCATTAATCATAAAGTTAGGTGGCGCTGCACTTTCTTGTAGCGAAACGTTGAGCAAGCTTTTCGGGGCAATTTCACAGTACAAACAGCAAGCGCAGCGACCTATCGTCATCGTTCATGGCGGTGGCTATCTGGTTGATGAGCTGATGGGTAAGCTCAATCTAGAGACCGTAAAAAAGCAGGGCCTACGTGTTACTCCGTATGACCAGATTCCTGTAATTGCAGGTGCTCTGGCTGGTACAGCAAACAAGCTTCTTCAAGGACAAGCGATCAAAGACGGCCTCAATGCTGTGGGTCTAAGCCTTGCTGATGGCGGTTTATGTCAGGTAAGTGAACTAGACCCTGAATTGGGTGCGGTAGGCAAAGCAGCGCCGGGTAATTCTCAGGTTCTGCAAGCCATCCTAGATACGGGCGCACTGCCAATCATCAGCTCGATCGGTTTGACTGACCAAGGCCAATTGATGAACGTCAATGCAGACCAAGCTGCTGTTGCTGTCGCGGGCGCATTGGATGCAGAGTTGGTACTGCTATCAGATGTGAGCGGCGTTCTGGATGGGAAAGGTCATCTTATTCCAAGCCTAAACCAGCAACAAGCGGACGAGTTGATTGAAGGCAAAGTCATCACCGACGGCATGATCGTTAAAGTACAAGCGGCACTTGAAGCAGCTAATGACCTTGGCCGCCCAATTGAAGTCGCGACCTGGCGCTACCCAGACAAACTGGCACAACTATTTTCAGGTGAGAGCATCGGTACTCAGTTTTTACCTCAGTAA
- a CDS encoding glutathione peroxidase → MFASKEGQSIPQVTFPTRQGDAWVNVTTEELFKDKTVIVFSLPGAFTPTCSSSHLPRYNELYSVFKENGVDDILCVSVNDTFVMNAWKADQEAENITFIPDGNGDFTDGMGMLVEKNDIGFGKRSWRYSMLVKNGVVEKMFIEEDVPGDPFKVSDADTMLNYIAPEHKEQESITVFTKPGCPFCMKAKQNLIDKGLNYEEVVLGKDATTVSLRAISGRSTVPQVFIGGKHIGGSEELETFLG, encoded by the coding sequence ATGTTTGCATCTAAAGAAGGTCAATCAATTCCTCAAGTAACATTCCCTACTCGCCAAGGTGATGCTTGGGTAAACGTTACAACAGAAGAGCTATTCAAAGACAAGACGGTTATCGTATTTAGCTTGCCGGGCGCATTTACACCAACTTGTTCTTCAAGCCACTTGCCACGTTACAACGAGCTTTACTCGGTATTTAAAGAGAACGGTGTTGATGACATTCTGTGTGTATCAGTGAATGACACATTCGTAATGAACGCTTGGAAAGCAGACCAAGAAGCTGAAAACATCACCTTCATTCCAGACGGTAACGGTGACTTCACAGACGGCATGGGCATGTTAGTTGAGAAGAACGACATTGGCTTTGGCAAACGTTCATGGCGCTACAGCATGCTGGTTAAAAACGGCGTGGTAGAGAAAATGTTCATCGAAGAAGACGTACCAGGCGACCCATTCAAGGTTTCTGATGCAGACACTATGCTTAACTACATTGCACCTGAGCACAAAGAGCAAGAGTCAATCACAGTGTTCACTAAGCCAGGTTGCCCGTTCTGCATGAAAGCAAAACAGAACCTAATCGACAAAGGCCTAAACTACGAAGAAGTGGTACTAGGTAAAGATGCAACAACAGTAAGCCTGCGTGCTATCTCTGGCCGCTCTACAGTTCCTCAAGTTTTCATCGGTGGTAAACACATCGGTGGTAGCGAAGAGCTAGAAACTTTCCTAGGCTAA
- the argH gene encoding argininosuccinate lyase translates to MALWGGRFTQAADTRFKDFNDSLRFDYRLAEQDIVGSIAWSKALLSVNVLTAEEQQRLELALNELKLEVMEDPEQILRSDAEDIHSWVEQQLIGKVGDLGKKLHTGRSRNDQVATDLKLWCRQQGQQLLIALDRLQSQMVNVAAQHQGTVLPGYTHLQRAQPVTFAHWCLAYVEMFERDYSRLNDAIKRLDTCPLGSGALAGTAYPMDREALAHNLGFRRATRNSLDSVSDRDHVMELMSIASISMLHLSRLAEDMIFYNSGESNFIELADTVTSGSSLMPQKKNPDALELIRGKTGRVYGSLAGMMMTVKALPLAYNKDMQEDKEGLFDALDTWNDCMEMAALCFDGIKVNGERTLEAAKQGYANSTELADYLVAKGIPFREAHHIVGVTVVAAIAKGCALEELSIAEMKEFSEVIEEDVYDILTIESCLEKRSALGGVSPKQVAYAVDQAEKRLAQRDTSIVKVRPARLTDVEALEGMVAYWANMGENLPRSRNELVRDIGSFAVAEHHGEVTGCASLYVYDSGLAEIRSLGVEAGWQGQGQGSAIVQHLVEKARQMAIKKVFVLTRTPEFFMKHDFLPTSKSLLPEKVLKDCDQCPRQHACDEVALEVNLVEQVITKTNVA, encoded by the coding sequence ATGGCATTATGGGGCGGGAGATTTACCCAAGCAGCAGATACACGGTTTAAAGATTTTAACGATTCACTTCGTTTTGACTACCGCTTGGCTGAGCAAGACATTGTGGGCTCAATTGCCTGGTCAAAAGCTCTACTGTCGGTCAACGTTCTAACTGCAGAAGAACAGCAAAGGCTTGAACTGGCGCTGAATGAACTGAAGTTAGAGGTGATGGAAGATCCTGAGCAAATCCTACGTTCGGATGCAGAGGATATTCACAGCTGGGTTGAACAGCAGCTTATCGGTAAGGTTGGTGATCTTGGTAAGAAGCTGCACACCGGCCGTTCTCGTAACGACCAAGTAGCGACAGACCTAAAACTTTGGTGTCGTCAGCAAGGTCAGCAATTGTTGATTGCGCTAGATCGCCTTCAAAGCCAAATGGTGAACGTGGCGGCTCAGCATCAAGGGACCGTTCTGCCGGGATATACTCACCTTCAACGTGCTCAGCCTGTCACCTTCGCTCACTGGTGTCTGGCATACGTTGAGATGTTCGAGCGTGATTACTCGCGTTTGAATGATGCAATTAAGCGCCTTGATACTTGTCCTCTGGGTTCTGGTGCTCTTGCGGGTACAGCATACCCAATGGACCGTGAAGCGCTGGCGCATAACTTAGGTTTCCGTCGTGCAACACGTAACTCTCTCGATTCAGTCTCTGACCGTGACCATGTGATGGAGCTGATGTCGATTGCTTCTATCTCTATGCTTCATCTGTCACGTCTCGCTGAAGATATGATTTTCTACAACTCTGGTGAATCAAACTTCATCGAGTTAGCAGACACCGTGACGTCAGGTTCATCTCTGATGCCACAGAAGAAAAACCCAGATGCGCTTGAACTTATCCGTGGTAAAACCGGCCGTGTCTACGGTTCACTTGCTGGCATGATGATGACAGTGAAAGCTCTACCTTTGGCTTACAACAAAGACATGCAGGAAGACAAAGAGGGTCTATTTGATGCTCTAGATACTTGGAATGACTGTATGGAGATGGCAGCGCTTTGTTTCGACGGCATCAAAGTCAACGGCGAACGTACGCTAGAAGCGGCGAAACAAGGTTATGCAAACTCGACAGAGCTCGCTGATTACCTAGTAGCAAAAGGCATTCCTTTCCGTGAAGCGCACCATATTGTCGGTGTAACTGTTGTCGCGGCTATTGCTAAAGGCTGTGCTCTGGAAGAGTTGTCTATCGCAGAGATGAAAGAGTTCTCTGAGGTGATTGAAGAAGATGTGTACGACATCCTGACCATTGAATCGTGTCTTGAGAAGCGTAGTGCTCTGGGTGGTGTATCACCAAAACAGGTGGCTTACGCAGTCGATCAAGCCGAGAAGCGTCTCGCGCAGCGTGATACCTCAATTGTTAAGGTGCGTCCTGCACGCTTGACCGATGTTGAAGCGCTGGAAGGTATGGTGGCGTACTGGGCGAATATGGGTGAGAACCTACCACGTTCACGCAATGAATTAGTACGTGATATAGGCTCGTTTGCGGTCGCTGAGCATCACGGTGAAGTGACAGGTTGTGCATCACTTTACGTATATGACTCAGGCCTAGCTGAGATTCGCTCTTTAGGCGTCGAAGCGGGTTGGCAAGGTCAAGGACAAGGCTCTGCGATTGTTCAACATCTTGTAGAGAAAGCACGTCAGATGGCAATTAAGAAGGTGTTTGTATTAACACGTACACCAGAGTTCTTTATGAAGCATGACTTCTTGCCTACGTCGAAGTCGCTACTGCCAGAGAAAGTGCTTAAAGATTGTGATCAGTGTCCTCGTCAGCACGCTTGTGATGAAGTCGCACTAGAGGTCAACCTTGTGGAACAAGTGATTACTAAGACAAACGTTGCATAA
- a CDS encoding RidA family protein: MIERQETKQRMSRIVKHNGTIYLCGQVCADATQGIKEQTQTMLDKVETLLEQAGSDKEHMLSATIYLKTMDDFQEMNAVWDAWVPEGHAPARACVTADMAREALLVEISVIAAEKSSSCC, encoded by the coding sequence ATGATTGAACGCCAAGAAACCAAACAACGTATGAGTCGTATCGTAAAGCACAACGGTACGATTTACCTATGTGGTCAAGTGTGTGCGGATGCGACACAAGGCATCAAAGAGCAGACTCAAACCATGCTAGACAAGGTAGAAACGCTACTTGAGCAAGCAGGTAGTGATAAAGAGCACATGCTTTCTGCAACTATCTACCTGAAAACCATGGATGATTTCCAAGAAATGAATGCAGTATGGGATGCATGGGTACCAGAAGGTCACGCACCAGCTCGCGCCTGTGTAACAGCAGACATGGCTCGTGAAGCGCTGTTGGTTGAGATCTCGGTAATTGCTGCAGAGAAGAGCAGCAGCTGCTGTTAA
- a CDS encoding argininosuccinate synthase, whose protein sequence is MSKVKVNKVVVAYSGGLDTSVIIPWLKENYDCEVVAFVADVGQGAEELEGIEEKAKASGASECYIADLKEEMVADYIFPTLKTGAYYEGKYLLGTSMARPIIAKAQVEVARKVGADALCHGCTGKGNDQVRFEGAFAALAPDLHVIAPWREWDLVSREECLDYLAERNIPCTASLTKIYSRDANAWHISTEGGVLEDTWNAPNEDCWAWTVDPEQAPNESETVTLKVEKGEVVEVDGEAMTPYNALVYLNEKGAKHGVGRIDIVENRLVGMKSRGCYETPGGTIIMEALRAVEQLVLDKAAFEFREELGVKASHLVYDGRWFTPLCKSILAATEELAQDVNGEVVVKLYKGHATVTQKRSDNSLYSEEFATFGEDEVYDQSHAEGFIRLYSLSSRIRALNSQK, encoded by the coding sequence ATGAGCAAGGTTAAAGTTAATAAAGTTGTTGTAGCCTATTCTGGCGGTCTAGATACTTCGGTAATCATTCCGTGGTTAAAAGAGAACTATGATTGTGAAGTAGTAGCGTTCGTGGCCGATGTTGGTCAAGGCGCAGAAGAGCTTGAAGGCATTGAAGAGAAAGCGAAAGCGTCTGGTGCTTCTGAGTGTTACATCGCTGACCTAAAAGAAGAGATGGTTGCAGACTACATCTTCCCAACGCTAAAAACGGGTGCTTACTACGAAGGTAAATACCTTCTAGGCACATCAATGGCTCGTCCAATCATTGCTAAGGCGCAAGTTGAAGTCGCACGTAAAGTGGGTGCTGACGCTCTATGTCACGGCTGTACTGGTAAAGGTAACGACCAAGTTCGTTTCGAGGGTGCGTTTGCTGCACTAGCACCGGATCTACACGTAATTGCACCATGGCGTGAGTGGGATCTTGTGAGCCGTGAAGAGTGTCTAGATTACCTAGCAGAGCGTAACATTCCTTGTACAGCTTCTCTAACCAAGATCTACTCGCGTGATGCAAACGCTTGGCACATCTCTACAGAGGGTGGTGTACTAGAAGATACATGGAATGCGCCAAACGAAGATTGTTGGGCATGGACTGTAGACCCAGAGCAAGCACCAAATGAATCTGAAACGGTAACGCTGAAGGTTGAAAAAGGTGAAGTGGTTGAAGTAGACGGCGAAGCAATGACGCCATACAACGCACTGGTTTACCTAAATGAAAAAGGTGCGAAGCACGGTGTTGGTCGTATCGATATCGTAGAGAACCGTCTTGTCGGTATGAAATCTCGTGGTTGTTACGAAACTCCAGGGGGCACGATCATCATGGAAGCACTGCGTGCGGTTGAGCAACTAGTGCTAGACAAAGCAGCATTCGAATTCCGTGAAGAGCTAGGTGTTAAGGCTTCTCACCTTGTATACGATGGCCGTTGGTTCACTCCGCTATGTAAATCAATCCTAGCGGCGACCGAAGAGCTAGCACAAGATGTGAATGGTGAAGTGGTTGTTAAGCTATACAAAGGTCATGCAACTGTGACTCAGAAGCGTTCTGACAACAGCCTGTACTCAGAAGAGTTTGCAACCTTTGGTGAAGATGAAGTTTACGACCAAAGCCACGCAGAAGGCTTTATCCGCCTTTACTCTCTATCAAGCCGTATCCGTGCTCTAAACAGCCAAAAGTAA
- a CDS encoding DUF3624 domain-containing protein, whose amino-acid sequence MTCKHCNKSEKIRDKLGRCQRCMNQLMVLSILSWGVWWLFFSDQPKSINAIALLMAASAFSGLLMIHWIMKWLILPRRKNRKRSSTS is encoded by the coding sequence ATGACATGTAAGCACTGCAATAAAAGCGAAAAAATCCGCGACAAACTCGGACGATGCCAGCGCTGCATGAATCAGTTGATGGTGTTATCGATTCTAAGCTGGGGAGTCTGGTGGTTATTTTTCTCAGACCAACCAAAGAGCATTAATGCGATAGCACTTTTAATGGCTGCGAGCGCCTTTAGCGGACTGTTGATGATCCATTGGATCATGAAGTGGCTTATCTTACCAAGAAGAAAGAATCGAAAAAGATCGTCAACCAGTTAA
- a CDS encoding dihydrolipoyl dehydrogenase, whose product MKQVNVDVAVIGGGTAGLGSYRAAKAHTDSVVMIEGGPYGTTCARVGCMPSKLLIAAAESVHQIEKAPAFGVHPQGETIINGREVMDRVKRERDRFVGFVLEGVDEIPAQDKIVGYAKFLDDNTLQVDDHTVVNAKRIVIATGSRPAYPAVWNELGDRLLINDDVFNWDDLPQSVAVFGPGVIGLELGQSLHRLGVQTKLFGLGGQVGPVTDPEIMAYADKAFNEEFYLDADVKIESMKRITIESGEPRVEIQFINKQGELETNIVEYVLAATGRRPNTDKLGLENTSLELDERGVPIADHYTLQTSLPSIFIAGDASNQLPLLHEAADQARIAGDNAGRFPEIRAGLRRSKISAVFSDPQIAMVGETYKEITTRLGTCGCFATGEVSFENQGRSRVMLRNKGILHVYGEQGTGLFLGAEMMGPNAEHLAHLLAWAHQNKMTVSEMLDMPFYHPVIEEGVRTALRDLNAKLHLGPEMVKHCLDCGPGC is encoded by the coding sequence ATGAAACAAGTCAATGTCGATGTCGCAGTTATCGGGGGCGGTACAGCTGGTCTAGGTTCGTACCGTGCTGCAAAAGCACACACTGACAGTGTAGTGATGATTGAAGGTGGTCCATACGGTACCACTTGCGCTCGAGTTGGGTGTATGCCTTCTAAGTTGCTGATTGCTGCAGCAGAAAGTGTTCACCAAATCGAAAAAGCACCGGCATTTGGTGTTCACCCACAAGGTGAAACCATCATCAACGGCCGCGAAGTAATGGACCGAGTGAAACGCGAGCGTGACCGTTTTGTTGGTTTTGTTTTAGAAGGCGTCGATGAAATTCCTGCGCAAGACAAGATTGTTGGTTATGCAAAATTCTTAGACGACAACACGCTTCAAGTCGATGACCATACTGTCGTGAATGCTAAACGCATTGTGATCGCGACAGGTTCTCGCCCAGCATATCCTGCGGTTTGGAATGAACTGGGCGATCGTCTGCTCATCAATGATGACGTGTTCAACTGGGATGATTTACCGCAATCCGTTGCCGTATTTGGACCAGGCGTCATTGGTTTAGAGCTAGGCCAGTCATTACATCGTCTGGGGGTTCAAACCAAGCTATTCGGTTTAGGTGGTCAGGTTGGCCCTGTGACAGACCCAGAAATTATGGCTTACGCAGACAAAGCCTTTAACGAAGAGTTCTACCTAGATGCTGATGTAAAAATCGAAAGCATGAAACGTATTACCATTGAATCTGGTGAGCCGCGTGTTGAAATCCAATTCATCAATAAGCAAGGTGAACTAGAGACCAACATCGTTGAGTACGTACTGGCAGCAACAGGTCGTCGCCCAAATACGGACAAGCTTGGTCTAGAAAACACCTCTCTAGAGCTAGATGAGCGTGGTGTACCTATTGCCGACCATTACACGCTACAAACATCGTTACCATCGATATTTATTGCTGGTGATGCAAGCAACCAACTGCCTCTGCTACACGAAGCAGCAGACCAAGCACGTATCGCGGGTGATAACGCTGGTCGCTTCCCAGAGATTCGAGCAGGGCTGCGCCGCTCTAAAATCTCAGCGGTTTTCTCTGATCCGCAAATCGCGATGGTCGGTGAAACCTACAAAGAGATCACTACCCGTTTAGGCACTTGTGGATGTTTCGCTACGGGTGAAGTGTCTTTCGAGAACCAAGGTCGCTCACGAGTGATGCTACGCAACAAAGGTATTCTGCACGTTTACGGTGAGCAAGGGACAGGTCTCTTCCTTGGCGCGGAGATGATGGGACCAAACGCAGAGCACTTAGCGCACTTGCTAGCATGGGCACACCAGAACAAGATGACGGTATCAGAAATGTTAGACATGCCGTTTTACCACCCAGTGATTGAAGAAGGTGTACGAACCGCACTGCGTGACCTCAATGCGAAACTGCACTTAGGCCCAGAAATGGTGAAACACTGTCTAGACTGTGGTCCTGGTTGTTAA
- the argE gene encoding acetylornithine deacetylase → MQLPSFLEVYQGLISTDSISSTDPSWDHGNEKVIEKMAQWFKDLGFSVEVVEVEPGKHNMVAKMGSGEGGLLLAGHSDTVPFDEGRWNFNPHALTEHNNRFYGLGTADMKGFFAFIYEAVKKIDWSKQTKPLYVLATCDEETTMLGARHFTDNAPFKPDYCIIGEPTSLVPIRGHKGHVANAVRVTGKSGHSSDPALGVNAIEIMHEVLFALMQLRDKLIKEYHHPGFAIPSPTLNLGHIHGGDSANRICGCCELHYDVRPLPGISLDGLDNMLRSALKEVEAKWPGRIEITPLHEPIPGYECQHDHPFIGGMESVCETESQTVNYCTEAPFLQQLCPTLVLGPGSIDQAHQPDEFLSFDFIDPTINILSKSIYKYCF, encoded by the coding sequence ATGCAATTACCCAGTTTTCTTGAGGTCTACCAGGGCCTAATTTCCACCGATTCGATCAGCTCAACCGATCCGAGTTGGGATCACGGCAATGAAAAGGTCATCGAGAAGATGGCGCAATGGTTTAAAGACTTAGGCTTCAGTGTTGAGGTCGTGGAAGTCGAGCCCGGCAAGCATAATATGGTGGCAAAGATGGGGTCGGGCGAAGGCGGCTTGCTGCTTGCTGGCCACAGCGATACGGTTCCGTTTGATGAGGGGCGCTGGAACTTCAACCCTCATGCACTAACAGAGCACAATAATCGCTTCTATGGATTGGGCACCGCAGACATGAAAGGCTTTTTCGCTTTTATTTATGAAGCGGTAAAGAAGATTGACTGGAGTAAGCAGACCAAGCCGCTCTACGTACTGGCGACTTGTGACGAAGAGACCACCATGCTCGGTGCTCGTCATTTCACCGACAATGCCCCTTTCAAACCGGATTACTGCATCATTGGTGAACCGACGAGCTTAGTGCCGATTCGTGGTCATAAAGGTCACGTGGCGAATGCAGTGCGAGTAACGGGTAAATCTGGCCACTCTTCTGACCCTGCGCTCGGCGTGAACGCCATTGAGATCATGCATGAAGTACTATTTGCTCTGATGCAACTGCGCGACAAGCTCATCAAAGAGTACCATCACCCGGGATTTGCGATTCCAAGCCCGACACTCAACCTTGGTCACATCCACGGTGGTGACAGTGCCAACCGCATTTGTGGCTGTTGTGAACTGCACTACGATGTGCGCCCTCTTCCAGGCATTAGTTTAGATGGTTTAGACAATATGTTGCGCAGCGCGCTTAAAGAGGTCGAAGCTAAATGGCCGGGCAGAATCGAAATCACGCCACTACACGAGCCGATTCCGGGTTATGAGTGTCAGCATGATCATCCATTTATCGGCGGCATGGAGTCGGTATGTGAAACCGAGTCACAAACCGTGAACTACTGTACTGAAGCACCTTTCTTACAACAGCTATGTCCAACATTGGTGCTAGGGCCGGGTTCTATTGACCAAGCACACCAGCCAGATGAATTTTTGAGCTTTGACTTCATCGACCCAACCATCAATATTTTGAGTAAGTCGATCTATAAATATTGTTTCTAG